The Limisphaera ngatamarikiensis genomic interval GCTTCGGGCAGGTTGAGTTGTTGGGGGCCGAAGGCGACGTCTTCGGCGACGGTGGGGCAGAAGAGTTGGTCGTCCGGATCCTGGAAGAGCAGTCCGACGTGTTGTCGGATCCATGGGAGGTTTTCCGGGCAGACGTCCCGGCCGAAGACGCGGACCTGGCCGTCGGGCCGGCCGTGTTCGGGCAGGATCCCGTTGATGTGGAGGAGGAGGGTGGATTTGCCGGAGCCGTTGGGGCCGAGCAGGCCGACGCATTCGCCCGGTTGAATGGAGAGGCTGATACCGCGGAGGGCTTCGGTGCCGTCGTGGTAGCGGTAGTGGAGCTGATGGATTTCGAGGGCGGGGTTCATGACCAGCCGCGGGCCAACATGGCCTGGTAGATGCGGGTGGCGCGCTCGCTGGCGCGGATGAAAAGGCGGGCGATGACGGACGCCTGCAGTTGCCAGAGCCGGTCGGGTCGGGGTTGAAAGGTGCGGGCGGCGCGGGCGCGTTGCATGCGCTCGGTTTCACTGGCGAGCACGAAAAGGTAACGGTGCAGGAGCGCGATGGTGGTGACGAGGAGGTGGGGGGTGCGGAGTCGTTTCAGCACGCGCAGGACGTGAGGGAAGGGTGTGGTATTGGCCATGAGGATCACGGCACAGAGGCTGGTGACGCTTTTGATGGTGAGGATCTGCCAGCCGGGATGGTTGGAGGGTCGCCATGCTGCGGCCAGGGCGACACCTGCGATGAGGGGCGAGAGCCAGAGGACCCTGCGCAGGATGAAGGTAAACGGGATCTTTCCCAGGCAGGCGACGGCGATGAGTCCGGCCCAGACCGGTGCGAACCACGCGAGGTTCAGGCCGGGTTGGAGGGCAGTTCCGAGCAGGAGGATGGCGGTGCCGAGCAGTTTCCATTCGGCGGGCCAGCGGTGGACCGGTGAAGGCCGGGGCGGGTGCCAATGATCGGAGGACAAGGGCAGGTGCGAGGTCATGGCGGGCAGAGTTTCAGAGGGTGGTTCCCGTGGGGTGGGTGGGCTGACTGCGCGGGTGAGGGGGCCGGGGCNNNNNNNNNNNNNNNNNNNNNNNNNNNNNNNNNNNNNNNNNNNNNNNNGGGCGAGCCAGCGGCCGAGGGTCATGGCTAGGGCGAGAACGACCAAGGTACCGATCAACCCGGCGGCTGCGATGGTGAGGGTGGCGTGGTTGAGGCCGGGGATGGTGTAGTCCGGCATGGGCGCGGGCCAGTGGCTGGTGGCGCGTTCGGCCACGCCGAGGTGTTCGGCGACGGTCTCGAGGCCGTCGGGCCACGGTGAGGCCCATGGGGAGATCAACACGGCCAGGGTGACGGAGACGGCCAGGCCCCAGGTCCAGACGGTGCGCATGGGGTTTCGGTGCGTTGTGTCGGGTCGGGTTTCGAGGAGGTCGGGTCGGAGTCTGGCCACGGTGACGAAGACGAGTGCGCCGATGAGGCCTTCGGCAAGGCCAATGAGTGCGTGGATGCCGACCATGGCCGGGAATGCGAGGGCCAGGGGGACGGTTCCGGACCAGGCCAGTTCGAGCGAGCAGGCGGCGGCGGCCAGGACCGTGGAGAACCAGCCGCCGAAGGCGACGCCGGCCACGCGGCCGGCGAGGCCCGGCATGAGGCGGGCGACGGCGGTGGCGGTGAACCAGCCACCGATCGTGCCCAGGACGCCCATGTTGAGGATGTTGGCGCCGAGGGCGGTGAGGCCGCCATCGCTGAAGAGGAAGCACTGCACGATGAGGACGGCGGTCATGACGATCACGGCGGCGGCCGGGCCGAGCAGGGAAGCGATGAGGAC includes:
- a CDS encoding energy-coupling factor ABC transporter permease — protein: MHIPDNFLDLKTVAVTSALAAGAVGMALHQAQRDLPPARVPLLGLGAAFVFAAQMVNFPVLAGTSGHLVGSVLIASLLGPAAAVIVMTAVLIVQCFLFSDGGLTALGANILNMGVLGTIGGWFTATAVARLMPGLAGRVAGVAFGGWFSTVLAAAACSLELAWSGTVPLALAFPAMVGIHALIGLAEGLIGALVFVTVARLRPDLLETRPDTTHRNPMRTVWTWGLAVSVTLAVLISPWASPWPDGLETVAEHLGVAERATSHWPAPMPDYTIPGLNHATLTIAAAGLIGTLVVLALAMTLGRWLA
- a CDS encoding energy-coupling factor transporter transmembrane component T family protein, yielding MTSHLPLSSDHWHPPRPSPVHRWPAEWKLLGTAILLLGTALQPGLNLAWFAPVWAGLIAVACLGKIPFTFILRRVLWLSPLIAGVALAAAWRPSNHPGWQILTIKSVTSLCAVILMANTTPFPHVLRVLKRLRTPHLLVTTIALLHRYLFVLASETERMQRARAARTFQPRPDRLWQLQASVIARLFIRASERATRIYQAMLARGWS